The following coding sequences lie in one Isoptericola variabilis 225 genomic window:
- a CDS encoding 3'(2'),5'-bisphosphate nucleotidase CysQ: MSRQSPPPPDASHDDASLAVALARSAGRVLLGLRDDAGRTGLAGRALRDAGDAAAQAWLAAALGHARPGDAVLSEEAADDPARLLADRVWIVDPLDGTREFAERTPDGGWRDDFAVHIALWERGAGLSAGAVALPARGVVHGTVGAGPQQPADDVDHVDHVDDVLAGRRPLRLAASRSRPPAFVTALAARGDVELVPMGSAGVKVAAVVEGTVDAYVHAGGQYEWDSAAPVAVASAAGLVCTRLDGSPLEYNRPDPWLPDLFVCHPALAPHLRAALSQTGPRSKEGAQP; this comes from the coding sequence ATGAGCCGCCAGAGCCCGCCGCCGCCCGACGCGTCGCACGACGACGCGTCGCTCGCGGTCGCGCTCGCGCGCAGCGCGGGCCGGGTCCTGCTCGGCCTGCGCGACGACGCCGGGCGGACCGGGCTCGCGGGCCGTGCGCTGCGCGACGCCGGCGACGCCGCCGCGCAGGCGTGGCTCGCCGCGGCGCTCGGGCACGCCCGCCCGGGCGACGCGGTGCTCTCCGAGGAGGCCGCCGACGACCCGGCGCGGCTGCTGGCGGACCGCGTGTGGATCGTCGACCCGCTCGACGGCACGCGCGAGTTCGCCGAGCGCACGCCCGACGGCGGCTGGCGGGACGACTTCGCGGTGCACATCGCGCTGTGGGAGCGCGGGGCGGGCCTGTCGGCCGGTGCGGTGGCGCTGCCCGCGCGCGGCGTCGTGCACGGCACGGTCGGAGCCGGCCCGCAGCAGCCCGCGGACGACGTCGACCACGTCGACCACGTCGACGACGTCCTCGCGGGGCGCCGGCCGCTGCGCCTGGCCGCGAGCCGCAGTCGCCCGCCCGCGTTCGTCACCGCGCTCGCCGCGCGGGGCGACGTCGAGCTCGTTCCGATGGGGTCGGCCGGCGTGAAGGTCGCCGCCGTCGTCGAGGGTACGGTCGACGCCTACGTCCACGCCGGCGGGCAGTACGAGTGGGACTCGGCCGCGCCCGTCGCCGTGGCGTCGGCGGCCGGGCTCGTGTGCACGAGGCTCGACGGCTCGCCGCTCGAGTACAACCGACCCGACCCGTGGCTCCCCGACCTGTTCGTGTGCC